One window of Amaranthus tricolor cultivar Red isolate AtriRed21 chromosome 11, ASM2621246v1, whole genome shotgun sequence genomic DNA carries:
- the LOC130826488 gene encoding uncharacterized protein LOC130826488 yields the protein MSSSSSSHNSKSENCRCGVPFARRVSWTKENPGRRFKSCVFYDPDTNWRGCKKFEWVDQPEMAVWQREVTNKLLEEKRQLAMEIKILTSRVCCLEHEKDLVISDISRMKKKSTNQCASFALGFFVSFLYCV from the exons atgtcttcttcttcttctagcCATAATTCGAAATCTGAGAATTGTCGATGTGGAGTTCCATTTGCAAGAAGGGTTTcttggaccaaggaaaatccaggaagaaggtttaagagTTGCGTTTTctatgatcctgatacaaattggaggggatgcaaaaagtttGAATGGGTTGATCAACCTGAAATGgctgtttggcaaagagaagtgACGAACAAGCTTTTGGAGGAGAAGCGACAATTGGCAATGGAAATCAAGATCTTGACTTCaagggtttgttgcttggaacatgaaaaggatcTAGTGATTTCAGATATATcaaggatgaagaagaaatcgACGAATCAGTGTGCAAGCTTTGCGTTAgggttttttgtttctttttt GTACTGTGTGTGA